In the genome of Photobacterium sp. TLY01, one region contains:
- the recO gene encoding DNA repair protein RecO — protein sequence MEGLQRCFVLHSRHYSETSLILDVFSEESGRITLMAKGARRKRSNLKGALQPFTPLFMKWTGRGSMPVLTHAEPISIGLPMRSYILYSALYVNEILARVLEVQTPYPALFLDYLNVLRELAQADNPEPALRRFELALLDHLGYGVDFLHCAGSGLPVDDEMTYNYREQKGFMASVVSGQLTFTGRQLKAIAARHFETQDQLRAAKRFTRMALKPYLGSKPLKSRELFIPRGRSTAT from the coding sequence ATGGAAGGGTTGCAGCGCTGTTTTGTTCTGCACTCTCGTCACTACAGTGAGACGAGCCTGATCCTGGACGTCTTCAGCGAAGAGTCCGGCCGGATCACCCTGATGGCTAAAGGTGCCCGCCGTAAGCGCTCCAATCTCAAAGGAGCGCTTCAGCCATTTACCCCACTATTCATGAAATGGACTGGCCGTGGCAGTATGCCGGTGCTGACCCATGCCGAACCTATCAGTATCGGGCTGCCCATGCGCAGCTATATCCTGTATTCCGCCTTGTATGTGAATGAGATCCTGGCCCGGGTGCTGGAAGTTCAGACGCCTTATCCTGCGCTGTTTCTGGATTATCTCAATGTATTGCGGGAGCTTGCTCAGGCAGACAATCCCGAACCGGCATTACGGCGTTTTGAGCTGGCATTGCTGGATCACTTGGGCTACGGGGTGGATTTCCTACATTGTGCAGGCAGCGGGCTGCCTGTTGACGATGAAATGACCTATAACTATCGGGAGCAAAAAGGGTTTATGGCTTCAGTGGTGAGCGGGCAGCTGACGTTTACCGGTCGACAACTCAAAGCCATTGCCGCCCGGCATTTTGAAACCCAGGATCAGCTCAGGGCCGCAAAGCGCTTTACACGCATGGCCCTGAAACCGTATCTTGGCAGCAAACCATTAAAAAGCAGGGAATTGTTTATCCCTAGAGGAAGGAGTACCGCTACATGA
- the pdxJ gene encoding pyridoxine 5'-phosphate synthase has translation MKNILLGVNIDHVATLRNARGTRYPDPVHAAEVAERAGADGITIHLREDRRHITDRDVRILRDTIQTRMNLEMAVTDEMVQIALDTQPEFVCLVPEKREELTTEGGLDVVGQLDKVKAATEKLSAAGILVSLFIDADRAQIDAAVACGAPYIELHTGHYADATSETEQQAELKKIAAAASYAHDQGIKVNAGHGLTYHNVKPIAALPEIYELNIGHAIIGRAVFDGLHKAVADMKAVMLEARW, from the coding sequence ATGAAGAATATACTGCTCGGCGTCAATATCGACCACGTTGCAACTTTGCGTAATGCCCGCGGCACCCGGTATCCGGATCCGGTGCATGCAGCAGAAGTGGCAGAACGCGCAGGCGCTGATGGTATTACCATTCATTTACGCGAAGACCGTCGTCATATTACTGACCGCGATGTCCGTATTCTGCGTGACACCATTCAGACGCGTATGAATCTGGAAATGGCAGTGACCGATGAGATGGTGCAAATAGCACTGGACACTCAACCTGAGTTCGTCTGCCTGGTACCGGAAAAGCGCGAAGAGCTGACCACAGAAGGCGGTCTGGATGTGGTGGGTCAGCTGGACAAAGTGAAAGCGGCGACCGAGAAACTCTCTGCTGCAGGTATTCTGGTTTCCCTGTTTATTGATGCCGATCGCGCGCAGATTGATGCCGCGGTGGCCTGTGGCGCACCTTATATTGAGCTACACACCGGCCATTACGCGGATGCGACATCGGAAACTGAGCAACAGGCCGAGCTGAAGAAAATTGCCGCCGCCGCCAGTTACGCCCATGATCAGGGTATCAAGGTCAATGCCGGCCATGGCCTGACTTATCACAATGTCAAACCGATTGCGGCTCTGCCGGAGATTTACGAGCTCAATATTGGTCATGCCATCATCGGTCGCGCCGTGTTTGACGGCCTGCATAAAGCCGTGGCAGACATGAAAGCCGTGATGCTGGAAGCGCGCTGGTAA
- the lepA gene encoding translation elongation factor 4 — protein sequence MKHIRNFSIIAHIDHGKSTLSDRLIQVCGGLSDREMAAQVLDSMDLERERGITIKAQSVTLNYTAKDGETYQLNFIDTPGHVDFSYEVSRSLAACEGALLVVDAGQGVEAQTLANCYTAIEMDLEVVPILNKIDLPAADPERVAEEIEEIVGIDALEATRCSAKTGLGVDEVLENIVRSIPAPEGDPDAPPQALIIDSWFDNYLGVVSLVRIKNGALKKNDKIKVMSTGQSWNVDRIGIFTPKQVDKDILKTGEVGWVVCGIKDILGAPVGDTLTLAKNGCEKALPGFKKVKPQVYAGLFPVSSDDYENFRDALGKLSLNDASLFYEPESSAALGFGFRCGFLGMLHMEIIQERLEREYDLDLITTAPTVVYEVKKSNGDMLYVDSPAKLPPINDIEVIGEPIARCNILVPSEYLGNVITLCVEKRGSQVDMVYHGNQVALTYDIPMSEVVLDFFDRLKSTSRGYASLDYGFQRYQESDMVRVDILLNGDRVDALAIITHKDHAQSRGRDVVEKMREFIPRQMFDIAIQAAIGNHIIARSTVKQLRKNVIAKCYGGDVSRKKKLLQKQKEGKKRMKQIGNVELPQEAFLAILHVGKDK from the coding sequence ATGAAGCACATTCGTAACTTTTCGATTATTGCACATATCGACCACGGTAAGTCGACGTTATCTGACCGCTTGATTCAAGTCTGCGGTGGCCTTTCCGATCGTGAAATGGCTGCGCAGGTACTGGATTCAATGGATCTGGAACGTGAACGTGGCATCACCATCAAGGCCCAGAGCGTGACGCTCAATTACACGGCAAAAGATGGTGAAACCTATCAACTGAACTTTATCGACACCCCGGGACACGTCGACTTTTCCTATGAAGTTTCCCGTTCTCTGGCGGCCTGTGAGGGTGCGCTGCTGGTGGTCGATGCCGGTCAGGGCGTGGAAGCCCAGACACTGGCGAACTGTTATACCGCGATTGAAATGGATCTGGAAGTTGTGCCGATCCTGAACAAGATCGATCTGCCAGCTGCTGATCCTGAGCGTGTTGCGGAAGAGATTGAAGAAATCGTCGGTATTGATGCGTTAGAAGCCACGCGCTGCTCCGCCAAAACTGGTCTGGGGGTTGACGAGGTGCTGGAAAATATCGTGCGCTCGATCCCTGCGCCGGAAGGCGATCCGGATGCGCCGCCGCAGGCGCTGATCATTGACTCCTGGTTCGATAACTACCTGGGTGTTGTTTCTCTGGTCCGCATTAAAAACGGTGCCCTGAAGAAAAACGACAAGATCAAAGTCATGAGCACAGGACAGAGTTGGAATGTTGACCGTATCGGTATCTTTACCCCGAAACAGGTGGATAAAGACATTCTGAAAACGGGCGAAGTGGGCTGGGTGGTCTGTGGTATTAAAGATATCCTGGGCGCGCCGGTGGGCGATACCCTGACACTGGCCAAGAACGGCTGTGAAAAGGCGCTGCCAGGCTTTAAGAAAGTGAAACCTCAGGTGTATGCCGGCCTGTTCCCGGTCTCGTCTGACGATTATGAGAACTTTCGTGATGCACTGGGCAAGCTGAGCCTGAATGATGCTTCGCTGTTCTATGAGCCGGAAAGCTCGGCTGCGCTGGGCTTTGGCTTCCGTTGTGGTTTCCTGGGCATGTTGCACATGGAAATCATTCAGGAGCGTCTGGAGCGTGAATACGATCTGGATCTGATCACCACAGCACCGACGGTTGTGTATGAGGTGAAGAAGAGTAACGGCGACATGCTGTATGTTGACAGCCCGGCCAAACTGCCGCCTATCAATGATATTGAAGTCATTGGTGAGCCGATTGCCCGCTGTAACATTCTGGTGCCAAGCGAATATCTGGGTAACGTGATCACACTGTGTGTGGAAAAACGTGGCTCTCAGGTCGACATGGTGTACCACGGTAACCAGGTGGCACTGACGTATGATATTCCGATGTCAGAAGTGGTTCTGGATTTCTTCGACCGTCTGAAATCGACATCACGCGGCTATGCATCTCTGGATTATGGTTTCCAGCGTTATCAGGAATCCGACATGGTTCGGGTGGATATCCTGCTCAATGGTGACCGTGTTGATGCATTGGCGATTATTACTCACAAAGACCATGCGCAATCCCGTGGTCGTGATGTGGTTGAGAAAATGAGAGAGTTCATTCCTCGCCAGATGTTTGATATTGCGATTCAGGCAGCGATCGGTAACCACATTATTGCTCGCTCGACCGTGAAACAGCTACGCAAAAACGTTATCGCCAAGTGTTACGGTGGTGACGTGAGCCGTAAGAAAAAGCTGCTGCAGAAGCAGAAAGAAGGTAAAAAGCGAATGAAGCAGATCGGCAATGTCGAACTGCCGCAGGAAGCCTTCCTGGCCATACTGCATGTAGGTAAAGACAAATAA
- the acpS gene encoding holo-ACP synthase, protein MAIVGLGTDIAEIARVEHVLDRAGETFARRVLTPEELIIFSQHKQAGRYLAKRFAVKEAAAKALGTGIACGVSFQDFIVTNNERGKPELTLAGKAAELAAQMAVRHIHLTIADEKHYAVATVILETG, encoded by the coding sequence ATGGCGATCGTCGGTCTGGGAACAGACATTGCTGAAATTGCCCGTGTCGAGCATGTACTCGACCGTGCCGGTGAGACGTTTGCCCGGCGGGTACTGACACCTGAAGAGTTAATCATTTTCAGTCAGCATAAGCAGGCTGGCCGCTACCTGGCCAAGCGTTTTGCGGTCAAAGAAGCGGCCGCCAAAGCGTTGGGTACAGGCATTGCCTGTGGTGTTTCGTTTCAGGATTTTATCGTCACCAATAACGAACGCGGTAAGCCAGAGTTAACATTGGCCGGGAAAGCGGCCGAACTGGCCGCGCAGATGGCGGTCCGCCATATTCACCTGACCATTGCCGATGAAAAACACTATGCTGTCGCGACTGTAATCCTGGAAACGGGCTGA
- the rnc gene encoding ribonuclease III yields the protein MTSPVQRLQRKLGHEFKNSELLTLALTHRSANGTHNERLEFLGDSILSFVIADDLYHRFPKVDEGDMSRMRATLVRGKTLAELGREFELGDHLLLGPGELKSGGYRRDSILADCVEAIIGAIYLDSDIECVRQIVLRWYQSRLDTIQPGINQKDPKTRLQECLQGRRLPLPAYTVTKVQGEAHNQEFTVQCDVSGLDNPVVGKGGSRRKAEQAAAELALKQLES from the coding sequence ATGACATCTCCTGTACAAAGACTCCAGCGTAAGCTGGGACACGAATTTAAGAACAGTGAATTACTGACCCTGGCGCTCACTCATCGCAGCGCCAACGGGACGCACAATGAGCGTCTGGAGTTTCTGGGTGACTCTATCCTGAGCTTTGTGATTGCCGATGATCTGTATCATCGCTTCCCTAAGGTCGACGAAGGCGACATGAGCCGCATGCGCGCCACGCTGGTCCGGGGCAAAACGCTGGCGGAATTAGGCCGTGAATTCGAGCTGGGTGACCATCTGTTGCTGGGGCCGGGCGAACTGAAAAGTGGCGGTTATCGCCGTGACTCCATTCTGGCAGATTGTGTCGAAGCCATTATCGGGGCAATTTATCTCGACAGTGATATCGAATGTGTCCGCCAGATTGTGTTGCGCTGGTACCAGAGTCGTCTGGATACGATTCAGCCGGGTATCAACCAGAAAGACCCGAAAACCCGTCTGCAGGAATGTCTTCAAGGGCGTCGTTTGCCGCTGCCGGCATATACTGTAACTAAGGTGCAGGGTGAAGCGCACAATCAGGAATTCACTGTACAGTGCGACGTCTCGGGGCTGGATAACCCTGTGGTTGGTAAAGGCGGTAGTCGGCGCAAGGCTGAGCAGGCTGCGGCAGAACTGGCATTGAAGCAGTTAGAATCATGA
- the rlmD gene encoding 23S rRNA (uracil(1939)-C(5))-methyltransferase RlmD, producing the protein MARFFKPTKRIVSDTKHKEVTVTRLDHLGAGIAHLDRKPVFIPGLLPDERALVQLTDNKKQYARAKVIKRLTDSPERITPQCPVYDQCGGCNLQHLSHSAQVSAKRQSLGELMAKFALGADKETATAFEQEAPVTGETWQYRRSARFSLRVESGKGLCFGFRQEQSKAIVDIDHCPVLATSLNALLPPLRELLAQLQGRRNLGHVELVEADNGPVVLIRHLKPFSDPDMTRIQQFADSHHVMLFLAPEPDEVIQLTGDMPSYTVNGLTLQFSPKDFIQVNRTVNARMIAQALDWLDIQPQDRVLDLFCGLGNFSLPLAQKAQQVVGVEGVEEMVQRASANAALNQLTNTAFYQGNLEQGIESFSWARDGFDKVLLDPARAGAAGVMKEVAALSPSRILYVSCNPSTLARDSQVLLLQGYQLQRLGMLDMFPHTGHLESMALFIRT; encoded by the coding sequence ATGGCACGCTTTTTTAAGCCGACTAAACGAATTGTCAGCGACACCAAACACAAAGAAGTGACGGTTACACGTCTCGACCATCTGGGCGCAGGTATCGCCCATCTTGATCGCAAGCCGGTTTTTATTCCGGGCTTGCTGCCTGATGAGCGTGCGCTGGTTCAGCTCACTGACAATAAAAAACAGTATGCCCGGGCGAAAGTTATCAAACGGCTGACGGACAGTCCTGAGCGCATTACACCTCAGTGTCCTGTTTATGACCAGTGCGGCGGCTGTAACTTGCAACATCTCTCTCATTCTGCCCAGGTATCAGCCAAGCGTCAGTCGCTGGGGGAGCTGATGGCGAAATTTGCGTTGGGCGCTGACAAGGAGACGGCAACAGCATTCGAGCAGGAAGCGCCGGTGACCGGAGAGACGTGGCAGTACAGACGAAGCGCGCGTTTCAGTCTCAGGGTGGAATCCGGTAAAGGGCTGTGTTTCGGTTTTCGCCAGGAGCAGAGCAAAGCCATCGTGGATATTGACCATTGCCCTGTGCTGGCCACTTCGCTGAACGCGCTGCTGCCGCCTTTGCGTGAATTGCTGGCGCAATTGCAGGGCCGCCGGAACCTGGGACATGTTGAGCTGGTCGAAGCCGATAATGGCCCTGTGGTGCTGATCCGGCATCTCAAGCCATTTTCTGACCCGGATATGACGAGAATTCAGCAATTTGCTGACAGTCATCATGTTATGCTTTTCCTCGCTCCGGAACCGGATGAAGTGATCCAGCTCACGGGTGACATGCCCAGCTATACAGTGAACGGCCTGACGCTGCAGTTCTCGCCCAAAGATTTTATTCAGGTCAATCGGACGGTGAATGCCCGGATGATTGCGCAGGCACTGGACTGGCTCGATATTCAGCCGCAGGACAGAGTCCTGGATCTTTTCTGTGGTCTGGGGAATTTCAGTTTGCCGCTGGCGCAGAAAGCACAGCAAGTTGTCGGTGTGGAAGGTGTTGAAGAGATGGTACAGCGGGCCAGTGCCAATGCTGCACTCAATCAGCTGACGAATACAGCTTTCTATCAGGGAAATCTTGAACAGGGCATTGAGTCGTTCAGTTGGGCCAGAGACGGTTTCGACAAAGTGTTGCTGGATCCGGCACGGGCAGGTGCCGCCGGGGTGATGAAAGAAGTGGCAGCGCTATCGCCCAGCCGGATTTTATATGTGTCCTGCAACCCGTCCACACTGGCGCGGGACAGTCAGGTCCTGTTGCTACAGGGCTATCAGTTGCAACGGTTGGGAATGCTGGATATGTTTCCCCATACGGGGCACTTAGAATCTATGGCGCTGTTTATCCGAACCTGA
- the era gene encoding GTPase Era — MTEKTHCGFIAIVGRPNVGKSTLLNRLVGQKLSITSRKPQTTRHRIMGVDTRDGYQAVYVDTPGLHIEEKRTINRLMNRAASSSLTDVELVLFLVDGTMWTPDDEMVLNKLAKSGLPVVLLVNKVDNVKMKYDLFPHMQELAKKMDFKAIVPIAAKHGTGIDDVEKIVRDCLPEGEYYFPEEYVTDRSQRFMASEIIREKLMRFTGEELPYSVTVEIERFDYNPETDGFDINGLILVERKGQKKMVIGKGGEKIKTIGREARLDMEDLFERKVYLELWVKVKSGWADDERALRSLGYIDDL, encoded by the coding sequence ATGACAGAGAAAACACATTGTGGCTTTATTGCCATCGTTGGCCGTCCGAATGTCGGTAAATCAACACTGCTGAATCGTCTGGTCGGGCAGAAGTTGTCGATCACCTCGCGCAAGCCGCAAACCACTCGCCACCGGATTATGGGTGTGGACACCCGAGATGGTTACCAGGCGGTCTATGTGGATACCCCAGGGCTGCATATCGAGGAAAAGCGCACCATTAACCGCCTGATGAACCGTGCGGCCAGCAGCTCGCTGACCGATGTGGAATTAGTGCTGTTTCTGGTGGACGGCACCATGTGGACGCCGGACGATGAAATGGTGCTCAACAAGCTGGCGAAAAGCGGCCTGCCTGTGGTGCTGCTGGTCAACAAAGTTGATAACGTCAAAATGAAGTACGATCTGTTCCCGCATATGCAGGAGCTGGCGAAAAAAATGGACTTCAAGGCCATTGTCCCGATTGCGGCCAAACACGGCACCGGGATTGATGATGTCGAGAAGATCGTCCGCGATTGTCTGCCGGAAGGGGAGTATTACTTCCCGGAAGAGTATGTGACTGATCGCTCGCAGCGCTTTATGGCCTCGGAAATTATCCGTGAAAAACTGATGCGCTTTACCGGCGAAGAACTGCCCTATTCTGTGACCGTTGAAATTGAACGCTTTGACTACAACCCGGAGACCGATGGTTTTGATATCAACGGCCTGATCCTGGTCGAGCGTAAAGGCCAGAAGAAGATGGTGATCGGCAAAGGTGGCGAGAAGATCAAAACCATTGGCCGCGAAGCCCGTCTGGACATGGAAGATCTGTTCGAGCGCAAGGTGTACCTTGAGCTGTGGGTGAAAGTGAAATCCGGTTGGGCAGATGACGAACGCGCCCTGCGTAGTCTTGGCTATATCGACGATCTTTAA
- the lepB gene encoding signal peptidase I has protein sequence MANLFSLILVLATLVTGVIWALDRFIWAPKRQLKIDAAAANAGGQVDAKTLEAVAPQPGWVESTSSMFPVIAIIMVFRSFIYEPFQIPSGSMMPTLLVGDFILVEKFAYGLRDPVFRHKLVETGEPERGDIAVFKYPVSPNVDYIKRVVGLPGDLVRYSDNKQICIAPKGTTECKPVMMSQMHDSDFVQNRTRLVQFTEQLGEVKHDILIHPLRPNQTFDYQPRPGLAEWVVPEGQYFVMGDNRDNSADSRYWGFVPEANLVGKAVGIWISFEFERSADSVLPSWIPTGVRFSRIGGID, from the coding sequence ATGGCAAATCTGTTTTCGTTAATTTTAGTGCTGGCAACCCTAGTGACCGGGGTTATCTGGGCACTGGACCGGTTTATCTGGGCACCGAAACGTCAGCTGAAAATTGATGCGGCGGCGGCAAATGCCGGTGGTCAGGTGGATGCTAAAACCTTAGAAGCCGTTGCGCCTCAGCCTGGCTGGGTCGAGTCCACCAGCTCCATGTTCCCTGTGATTGCGATTATCATGGTGTTTCGCTCGTTTATTTATGAGCCGTTCCAGATCCCATCCGGTTCGATGATGCCAACCTTGCTGGTTGGTGATTTCATTCTGGTTGAAAAATTTGCTTATGGTCTGCGCGATCCTGTTTTCCGTCATAAACTGGTGGAAACTGGCGAACCTGAGCGCGGAGACATTGCCGTCTTTAAATACCCGGTCAGTCCTAACGTGGATTACATCAAACGTGTTGTGGGTCTGCCCGGTGATTTAGTCCGCTATAGTGACAATAAGCAGATCTGTATTGCACCCAAAGGCACCACAGAATGTAAACCTGTGATGATGAGCCAAATGCACGACAGTGACTTTGTTCAGAACAGAACCCGGCTGGTTCAGTTTACTGAGCAGCTCGGTGAGGTCAAACATGACATTCTGATCCATCCGCTCAGGCCGAATCAGACGTTTGATTATCAACCGCGTCCGGGTCTGGCTGAGTGGGTGGTTCCTGAGGGTCAGTACTTCGTGATGGGTGACAATCGTGATAACAGTGCCGACAGCCGCTACTGGGGTTTTGTACCGGAAGCAAATCTGGTTGGCAAGGCGGTCGGGATCTGGATCAGCTTTGAATTTGAACGAAGTGCCGATAGTGTACTTCCCTCTTGGATTCCTACCGGTGTGCGCTTCAGCCGCATCGGAGGCATAGACTGA
- the barA gene encoding two-component sensor histidine kinase BarA, with amino-acid sequence MTKYGLRARVFTLTLAPTLIIGLLLSAFFTLSRYRDLEHQLIDTGASIIEPLAIATEYGMADHNREAVRRTISYAHRKHSDIVRSIAVFDGNNELFVTSNFHRNFEALMFPDDQPIPFLPDIIINDSTMIMRAPILTEAQQSNLSAPGFQARALGYIAIEMDMSPLRLQQYQEVFTALMVLLLGLILSGLFAYRLMRDVTRPISHMISVVDRIRRGHLDIRIEGELLGELDNLKNGINAMAISLSDYHIEMQQSIDQATSDLRETLEQLEIQNVELDIAKKRAQEAARVKSEFLANMSHELRTPLNGVIGFTRQMLKTRLSASQHDYLLTIEKSANNLLTIINDILDFSKLEAGKLLLENIPFDFTDSLDEVMRLLAPSAHEKGLELTLRVDQRIPTGLIGDPLRIQQVLTNLIGNSVKFTERGNIDIAVELKADRDESLELQFMVRDTGIGISERQQAQLFQAFSQADASISRRYGGTGLGLVITQKLVTQMGGEISLTSRLHQGSTFWFTLKLTKTDLPVSQPIDTSELKNRHLLLIEPNLQAANVLQQRLLQAGLDVTYRADMPEDDVEHHDFALLCLSPGEQPPLATILDKVFKAEQLADKVLVCLPTTELALSERLLSAGVTACLGKPLARRKLFDALIGQTDPQEEPEPLPLAAANDALLPLTVMAVDDNPANLKLIAALLSERVETVITATGGRKAVEYAQQKAFDLIFMDIQMPEMDGVRACEAIHETTLNSHTPVIAVTAHAMAGERERLLRAGMDDYLTKPIEEQILQQMLAKWIPQPQNNSSVPAVASAAPTVKPDTANNNVSWDWDLALKQAAGKEGLARDMLQMLLDFMPEVEMLVNEVLDGKDIDLWPSIHKLHGSCAYSGVPRLKNLCYTLETQLKAGSSATELEPELFELIDEMNNVVRASQAYRQ; translated from the coding sequence ATGACCAAATACGGACTTCGCGCCCGGGTTTTCACCCTGACATTAGCACCAACCCTGATCATTGGCCTGCTATTGAGCGCATTTTTCACATTGAGCCGCTATCGTGATCTGGAGCATCAGCTGATTGATACCGGGGCCAGCATCATCGAACCGCTGGCGATTGCGACTGAATACGGCATGGCCGACCATAACCGCGAAGCGGTGAGACGCACCATCAGCTATGCCCATCGCAAGCATTCCGATATTGTACGCAGTATTGCGGTGTTCGACGGTAACAATGAGCTGTTTGTCACCTCAAATTTCCATCGGAACTTTGAGGCGCTGATGTTTCCCGATGATCAACCGATCCCCTTCCTGCCTGATATCATCATCAATGACAGCACCATGATCATGCGGGCGCCGATTTTGACAGAAGCCCAGCAAAGTAACCTGTCCGCCCCCGGGTTTCAGGCCAGAGCGCTGGGTTACATTGCCATTGAAATGGACATGAGCCCGCTGCGGTTGCAGCAGTATCAGGAAGTCTTTACGGCGCTGATGGTCTTGCTGCTGGGACTGATCCTGTCCGGCTTATTTGCCTATCGCCTGATGCGCGATGTCACCCGCCCGATTTCGCACATGATCAGTGTGGTGGACCGGATCCGCCGCGGGCATCTCGATATCCGGATTGAAGGGGAACTGCTGGGCGAGCTGGATAACCTGAAAAACGGTATCAATGCCATGGCCATTTCGCTGTCGGACTACCACATCGAAATGCAGCAAAGCATCGATCAGGCCACGTCCGATCTGCGTGAAACCTTAGAGCAGCTCGAGATCCAGAACGTCGAGCTGGATATCGCCAAAAAGCGCGCGCAGGAAGCCGCCCGGGTCAAATCCGAATTTCTGGCCAATATGTCTCATGAGTTGCGAACCCCACTAAACGGCGTCATCGGCTTTACCCGCCAGATGCTCAAAACCCGGCTCAGTGCCAGTCAGCACGATTACCTGCTGACGATCGAAAAATCCGCCAACAACCTGCTGACTATCATCAATGACATTCTGGACTTTTCCAAGCTGGAAGCCGGAAAGCTGCTGCTGGAAAATATTCCGTTCGACTTCACCGACTCGCTGGATGAAGTCATGCGACTGCTGGCTCCCAGCGCCCACGAAAAAGGTCTGGAACTGACCCTGCGGGTTGATCAGCGCATCCCAACCGGCCTGATTGGCGATCCGCTGCGAATTCAGCAAGTGCTGACCAACCTGATCGGTAACTCAGTGAAATTTACCGAGCGCGGCAATATCGACATTGCCGTCGAGCTCAAAGCCGATCGCGATGAGAGCCTCGAATTGCAATTTATGGTCCGCGATACCGGGATTGGGATCTCAGAGCGCCAGCAAGCGCAATTATTCCAGGCCTTCAGCCAGGCTGATGCCAGTATTTCACGTCGCTACGGCGGAACCGGGCTGGGGCTGGTGATCACCCAGAAACTGGTCACTCAGATGGGGGGCGAAATCAGCCTGACCAGTCGTCTGCATCAGGGCTCAACCTTCTGGTTTACCCTCAAACTCACCAAAACGGATCTGCCGGTATCGCAACCCATTGATACCAGCGAGCTGAAAAACCGCCACCTGCTGCTGATCGAACCCAACCTGCAGGCGGCCAACGTGCTGCAGCAACGCCTGCTGCAAGCCGGGCTAGATGTGACCTACCGGGCCGACATGCCGGAGGACGATGTCGAACATCACGACTTTGCCCTGCTCTGCCTGTCGCCAGGCGAACAGCCGCCACTGGCCACCATTCTGGATAAAGTCTTTAAAGCCGAGCAACTGGCCGACAAAGTCTTGGTATGTCTGCCCACCACAGAACTGGCGTTGTCCGAACGCTTGCTCAGTGCCGGAGTGACAGCTTGCCTGGGTAAACCGCTGGCCCGCCGTAAACTGTTCGATGCCTTGATTGGCCAGACCGATCCGCAGGAAGAGCCTGAGCCACTGCCACTGGCTGCCGCGAACGATGCTCTGCTGCCTCTTACTGTGATGGCGGTTGATGACAACCCGGCGAACCTGAAGCTGATCGCCGCCCTGCTCAGTGAACGGGTCGAAACCGTGATTACCGCCACCGGCGGCCGAAAAGCCGTGGAATACGCGCAGCAGAAAGCCTTTGATTTAATCTTCATGGATATTCAGATGCCTGAGATGGATGGCGTCAGAGCTTGCGAGGCGATTCATGAAACCACACTGAACAGCCATACGCCCGTGATTGCGGTCACCGCCCATGCCATGGCCGGCGAACGCGAGCGCTTGCTTCGTGCCGGGATGGACGATTACCTGACCAAGCCGATTGAAGAGCAGATTTTGCAGCAGATGCTGGCAAAATGGATTCCGCAGCCCCAGAACAACAGTTCAGTACCTGCAGTGGCTTCCGCAGCGCCAACAGTTAAACCAGATACAGCGAACAATAACGTCAGCTGGGACTGGGATCTGGCGTTGAAACAGGCTGCCGGCAAAGAAGGACTGGCCCGGGACATGCTGCAGATGCTGCTCGATTTTATGCCCGAAGTGGAAATGCTGGTCAATGAAGTGCTGGACGGCAAAGACATTGACCTGTGGCCGTCTATCCACAAACTGCATGGCAGTTGCGCCTACAGTGGCGTGCCAAGACTGAAAAACCTCTGTTACACCCTGGAAACCCAGCTCAAAGCCGGGAGTTCAGCGACCGAGCTGGAACCGGAGCTGTTCGAGCTAATCGACGAAATGAACAATGTGGTCAGGGCGTCACAGGCCTACCGGCAGTAA